A window from Hemicordylus capensis ecotype Gifberg chromosome 2, rHemCap1.1.pri, whole genome shotgun sequence encodes these proteins:
- the IDNK gene encoding probable gluconokinase isoform X2, whose product MAEGKPLNDQDRIPWLCHLHDILMREHASGQNAIVACSALKKRYRWILENGETGIKSASGQSLEQEVPTPPKILFVHLAGPMDLIARRLGKRKGHFMPPDLLQSQFDTLEPPSAPENFLSISLEKPVSEIISEIEEYVRSIC is encoded by the exons atggcagaagGGAAACCTCTGAATGACCAG GACAGGATTCCATGGCTTTGCCACTTGCATGATATACTAATGAG GGAACATGCATCTGGACAAAATGCAATTGTTGCCTGCTCAGCTCTGAAAAAAAGGTATAGATGGATTTTAGAAAATGGAGAGACTGGTATAAAGAGTGCAAGTGGTCAGTCACTGGAACAAGAAGTGCCCACACCACCAAAGATCCTTTTTGTCCACTTAGCTGGACCTATGGACCTAATTGCTAGGCGTCTAGGGAAAAGGAAAGGACATTTTATGCCACCTGATCTCCTACAGTCTCAGTTTGATACTCTTGAACCTCCATCGGCACCAGAAAACTTTCTCTCTATCAGCCTggaaaagcctgtttcagaaaTAATATCTGAAATTGAAGAATATGTTAGAAGCATATGTTGA
- the IDNK gene encoding probable gluconokinase isoform X1 — MVLLVIMGVSGSGKSTVGSHLADKLGWNFYDGDDYHPEENRKKMAEGKPLNDQDRIPWLCHLHDILMREHASGQNAIVACSALKKRYRWILENGETGIKSASGQSLEQEVPTPPKILFVHLAGPMDLIARRLGKRKGHFMPPDLLQSQFDTLEPPSAPENFLSISLEKPVSEIISEIEEYVRSIC, encoded by the exons ATGGTGCTGTTGGTGATCATGGGAGTGAGCGGCTCGGGGAA ATCGACTGTGGGCTCACATCTGGCAGATAAG TTAGGATGGAACTTCTATGATGGTGATGACTATCATccagaagagaacagaaagaaaatggcagaagGGAAACCTCTGAATGACCAG GACAGGATTCCATGGCTTTGCCACTTGCATGATATACTAATGAG GGAACATGCATCTGGACAAAATGCAATTGTTGCCTGCTCAGCTCTGAAAAAAAGGTATAGATGGATTTTAGAAAATGGAGAGACTGGTATAAAGAGTGCAAGTGGTCAGTCACTGGAACAAGAAGTGCCCACACCACCAAAGATCCTTTTTGTCCACTTAGCTGGACCTATGGACCTAATTGCTAGGCGTCTAGGGAAAAGGAAAGGACATTTTATGCCACCTGATCTCCTACAGTCTCAGTTTGATACTCTTGAACCTCCATCGGCACCAGAAAACTTTCTCTCTATCAGCCTggaaaagcctgtttcagaaaTAATATCTGAAATTGAAGAATATGTTAGAAGCATATGTTGA